TGAGTTCCACACCGCTATCTTTCAGATCGACCAAGCTAACAAAACCGAACTGCATCAAGGGCACATCCCATAAACGGTCTTTCACCATTCTCGACAAATCCTCAATTGGTCCGTCTATCCGCTAGTCGATACCCGACCCAGCGTGAACGGACGCAAGCAAGCGAACGCATCATTTCAACAGGGGAGCGAAATGCCTCTTCCGATCGATGATGCCACCACCACACGCCGCCGTCTGACTACCTACTATTCGGTGGCTTTGCTAATAGTTGCCAGCATGCTGGTGCTGGGCTTCGTCACGCTGTCTTGGCAACTCGGCAAGAACCAAGGCGATGCGAAGCTGATTAATGTCAGCGGTCGCCAGCGAATGCTATCGCAGCGCATCTCGTTGTTATCTTCGAGTCTGTTGGATCCTGATAAAGAGCAAGTCAGACCGGGTCTGCGGGACGACCTACTCGGTGCGATTGAACTGATGCAAACGAGCCAAGATTGGCTGACCGGCACGGTGAACGACGCTTCGACTGGAATGGCTAACGAGCCAACCGTTGAGGCACACAACACGAACGCGAATCGTGAATCAGCTTCCAGCCATCCAATGAGTGCGACACTGCGTACGCTCTACTTCGGTGACGATGGCGTTCACACGCTCGTGACGGCTCACCTTGCCGACGCCAAACGTTTGGCCGCAATCGTGGACGCTGATGGGTCGACCTCGGAAGCGAGAACGCTTGCAACTGCAATCCACGACCGAGCAATCTCGAACGGGATGCTCGACAAACTGGATCGCATCGTTGAACAGTACGAGTCGGAAGCGGAGTTAAAGCTGAAGCGTTTTTGGTGGCTGGAGTTCCTGTTCTTGATGGTGGGCTTGATTGCGTTGGCAGCGGAAGCGATCTTGATCTTTCGTCCGATGGTTCGATCTGCCGTTAAGAGCCTTTCCGAATTGCAATCTGCCAATGACGAGCTGGTAGAGTTTTCCTACCGCATCTCGCATGACCTAAGAGCACCGATACTTTCGTCAATCGGAATTTTGGAAATCACCAAGGATGCTCTTAATCAGAATGATGTCGAAGAAGCCAAAGAATCATTGAGTCATATCGGGAACGCACTCAATCGTGTTTCCGCAACTTCCGATGACATCGTCCAACTGACCAAGCTGCGAATGACGGATGTCGAGGACGAGACCTTCCGGCTGACACAAGTAATCCAGGAATCGCTGGCGGACCTCGCCGGCATGCCGGGCTATTCCGACGTGACCATCAACACCGAGGTTGACGACTGTGATCTAATTCATACGAAGCGAACGTTGGTTCAACAATCGATCAAGAACCTGGTATCTAACGCGATCAGGTACCATGACCCGAATGTCGATTCTCCCGTTGCCGAAATCAAAGCAACCGTCCATGACGGAACCTGCGTCATCTCGGTCAGCGACAATGGATTGGGAATAGCGGCGGAATACCATTCGAAGCTATTTTCGATGTTCCAACGCTTCCATCCGAAGGTTTCACTGGGCAGCGGACTCGGGCTTTATCTGGTCAAACAAAATGCGGCTGCACTGGAAGGCGAGGCCAGCTACACTCCTCGCGACAAGGGTTCACGTTTTACAATATCGTTTCCGGTTCAAGCAGGGACAAAAAACAGTTGAATACAATCTTGTTGATCGACGATGACGAAGTTGATCAATATCTTTGCGAACGCGTCTTCAAACGCAGCGACTTCTCAGCGACTCTGTTGACCGCCAGCGATGGTGTGGAAGCACTTGAGTTACTGCGTGATGCTGAAACTTTGCCCGACTTGATTCTGTTAGACATCAACATGCCACGCATGAACGGGCACGAGTTCCTGCTTGAATACAGCAAACTTGGGCATCGGGAAATTCCTGTAATCGTCATGCTGACCAGCTCTGATCTGAACCGGGATCGAGACGATGCATTGAAGCACCCAGCTGTCCAAGATTACATCCTGAAACCGTTTCGCAAAGAAATGATCGAAAAGCTGGATGCTCTGGTCAAATCGGTCAAAAAAAGCCTTCAATAAAGCGGCATTCGACACAAAGGCTTCCCGCGGAACAGCCTGTTGGCTAACTGGCTTATTCACCTCACCAGGCGCAGTTCAGGTGCACAGCGTGACAATTCGATGCGATCCCATCTCTCGGCAAGACGGCAAAAGATCGGCAATCTGCGGCGTAGCGGCCTCGTCAACCAGGCATTTCACACCGCATCGTTCGCTCCAACTGCGACCCCGCGATCCAGTCGATGACGCCTCTTGCCATTCAGTTTGAACGTGGCGACCGGTTTTATGGCAGCGTCTCGACACGGCTGCTCAAAACTCCTTCTCGAAATTTCTTCACGGAATTCTTCTCTTGGAGGGGGGACCAAGCGAAATCCGTTGGTATTTGGGCCCAATTGCAGGGCTCTTAGGGATTACTTGACAAACGTCTGCCAGAAATCTCCACCAACTTCATCCGCTTGGGGGTTTTGTTGGTACGATGACCGCGCAGTAACTCGGGTTGGGTTTTTCGATCCAGACGAATACTGCGACTCACCTCTAAGGAAATTGAATATGGCTGAAGGCACGATCAAGCGACTTACCGACAAAGGTTTCGGATTCATTGACGTTGGCAGCTCGAAGGATCTGTTCTTCCACTCGTCCAGCGTACAAGGCGGAGGCTTTGACCAGCTTCGTGAAGGTCAACGCGTTACCTTCACCGAAGGCAGCGGACCTAAGGGCCCATGTGCCGAGAACGTTCAAGAAGCTTAGTCTTCCTGAAGTAATCCGCTTTCGTCTCAACTAAGGCCAGTTTTTGAACTTGCAACAGTTGACCTACACGATAGCAAAACCGAGGAAATGAAGGACGAACCGAACGCAAGTCAGCCAGATCTTCAAACACGTCAGTGTCCAGGCAGGTTCGATTGAATTGAACCTGCCTCATTGCAGAGTTGCCGAGCTTTGTGGTTGCAGACTCATCGCGTAGTGACGCACTACAGAGTATAGCAACCTCAGTGAAGCACCTATGTCGAAGATTAATCTCGAGATTCTGGCGTACGACGACAGTCCGCTAGGCCCCTTGTGTTTACGTCGGCGAGAACTACTCTCGAAACCCGGCACGTTCGTCACCGAGGTGACGCTCAACCACGAATTCTTGATGAGCAGTCTCTACACCGACTCCGAAAGTGAGTTGGCCAGAATTGCGATCGAGATGTCCGTTGGTGAACATCTCAAAGTATTGGTTGGCGGTCTCGGACTAGGCTACACCGCCTATCAAGCACTGCGTTCCCCCCGTGTCGCGAAGGTGGAAGTCGTCGACCTGCTTCCGCAAGTCATCCAGTGGCTGAAAGACGGCTTGGTCCCACTGTCACAAGAACTAAACGCAGAATCACGCTTGGATGTCCAGCAAGGTGACGTCTACGCCCGACTCGCGGGCACTCCCGATCGTCTGTTCGATGTCATCCTGATCGACGTGGACCATTCTCCCGATGAACGACTCGGCGAGGAAAACGCTTCGTTCTATTCCGTTGACGGACTGCGAGCGGCAAAAGAGCACCTTGCCCCCAATGGCGTGTTGGCCGTTTGGTCCTACGCCGAAAGCTCCCCCTTCGCCGACGCATTAAGGCAAGTCTTCGATCACGTTCGAGTCGAACCGGTCACCTACGACAACCAACTAATCGACGAACGCCTCACCGACTGGCTATTCTTCGCAAAGCGTTGATCGAAGTCCGCCGCCTCTCTCTGTGAACTCCGTGTCCTCTGTGGCAAAATTCTGCCAGCACCTTCGCCGCGATGCCCAACGACCAAACTCACAACGGATGAAAAGCGGGAACGGAACGCTAGAAAACATGTGGCTCATTGTTTGCCACTGAGATCACCGAGGACACTGAGGAACATAATGAGTGATGGATTGACAGAGAAGATCATTGGAGCGGCGATTGAGGTGCATCGCTTGCTGGGACCAGGACTATTGGAATCCATTTACGAAGAAGCTCTGTGTTATGAGTTGCAATTGCATGGTGTTGCGTGCGAGCGTCAAAAAGACCCGTCGACGCAATCCGCCGCCTCTCTCTGTGACCTCCGTGTCCTCTGTGGCAAAATTGCACCAGCACCACCGCGGCGATGCCAACGACAAAACTCACAACGGATGAAAAGCGGGAACGGAACGCGATAAGACATGCGGCTCATCGTTTGCCACAGAGATCACCGAGCACACGGAGGGAAACGATGAGTGATGGATTGACGGAGAAGACTATTTTCAGTCGGTGGCATCTTCAATGCCGATTCGTTCAATCGCATACAAGCCAAACGTGGCCAGCCAGTGGTCGCCCTCGTAGTGTCCGCTGTTGATGTACTTCATTCCGGCATTCAGATGCAACTTAGCGGCCGCGATCAACGGCTGGCGAAGCGGGTGATCCTCACGCAACGCTGACGCAACGGACTGCAAGCACCACGCTCGACTCAGATTCAAACCAGCAAGATGGACAATCTTAGGATCGCTCACGTCACTGACATCGACGGGAGCAATCGTGCCGTCCGTAAGCTGTGCAGCTGCGTGGGGTACGAAAGAACTGAGCCAGTCTTCGAACTGGTCGGCTGGCAACACCCGCCGCATCAAGTCCGCTTCATTCCAACACGACGAAAAGAAGTCGTGCCCCGATGGCTCGTAATGCACGGGGTAGTCCGTATCGGAACCATAGAAAGCCCGCGAACGCTCCACCACAAGTCGCTCCAACTTGACTTGTTTCTTCGCGCGAGCATAGTCAAGGATTTGGCCCAGTGCGAAGCTCGTATCGGTGTGTTGGCCAATCCGGATCGGGTAGGTCAGCAATGGCAAGTACGCTTCCGTCCGCGAGACAAGCACGTCTTCGAGGGGACGCAGGTTTTCTCGCCATCGAGTCGCATCAGCGTCCTGCCAGTTGTCCAGCTCCATTGTCAAACGCAAGAACCACGCCCAACCGTACATGCGCTCAAACGACTTCTGTTCATCTTGTGAAAAGAAGTCTGCTTCCCGCCGCAGATTCTCCGCCGACAGATGCCGATCAAGGACGTCTCGGATCTGCTGAGCCGATTCGATGGATGGGTACTCCTTCAGCAAACGCACCAGCACCCAGTGCCCATGCACGCTGCTATGCCAATCAAAGGATCCAAAGAACGCCGGGAAGTGCTCTCGCGGCGTCTTGATCTGGTCCTCCGACGAATAGACCAACGAAAGCTTGTTGGGGAACTCAGTGCCGACTCCCTTCAGGACCAGCCTCGCCCAATCGTTGGCGGTCAAATCGTCCAAGGAGTCATGTGACAGCAACGCCGACTGTTCCGCCGATGCTACCGCTGACTGCTTCATCGTTGGGTTCGATGACGGAACTGGTAACTGGGCCAACACGAACGAGCTTCCCAGCCCCCAAAACAAAGCCAGACTTAGCAGCCGAACATTCACGTACAGTTTCTGAAATAGGTTCGACACAGATTGGCTTTCCGAAATGTTGCAGGTTTAAGTCCGGTCCAAGACGATTCTGTACTTCGCGTTGCCTGCACGCAAGTGATCGAGTGCTTCGTTGACGTCACTCATCGGAAAATGCTCTGTCGTTGCCTCGATGTCATGCCGTGCGCAGAATTCCAGCATAGTTGCGGCAGTGGCCGGACTTCCGATTGGGCTGCCCGAAAGCGATTTCTGTCCGGCAATCAATGGAAATGCGGCGGCAGGAATCGGTTCCAAGGCCGCTCCGACCACATGCAGACGGCCGCGTTGCGATAACGCTGCAAAGTACTTTTCCCAATCCAGCGTGACCGCGACGGTAGACAAAATGAAATCAAAAGAACCGGCCGCATCAGTCAGTTCAGAATCGGATCGGGAATTAATAATTTTGTGCGCCCCCAGGCTCTTGGCCTCCTCCGCCTTGCTTGCACTCGACGTGAAGGCGGTCACTTCACATCCCCACTTGTTTAGGAACTGCAATGCCAAGTGCCCCAAACCGCCGATCCCAACCACCCCGACTCGGTGGGTCGGTCTCACGTCGAACTGAACGATCGGATTGAAAACTGTCAGTCCCCCACAAAAGAGCGGCCCAGCCTTCTTGGGGTCAATGCCATCGGGCAGCGGAATCGCCCAAGCTTTCTGGCAACGAACCTTGTCTGCAAAACCGCCGTGACGCCCCACGATCGTGCCCTCGTTGTCTCCGCATAGATTGTGGTCACCGCTCATGCATTGATGGCAAGTCATGCAAGAGCCGCTAGACCAGCCAAGACCTACTGTCTGTCCCACTTTCAAGCGATCCACCCCGGCACCGATGGCTGCGATCGTCCCCGTGATCTCGTGTCCTGGAACGAGTGGATATTCCGTCATTCCCCATTCGTTGTCGATCATTGAGATATCGGAGTGGCAGATGCCGCATGAGGTCACATCGATCTCAACCTCATCATGGCCCAGTGGCCCGACTTGGTACTCAAACGGCTCCAACGCACCACCGGCTTCTTTAACGGCATATGCATGAATTGTTGTCATGTTGATCTAGCTCCCTCGGAAAGACTTGGATGGCGGCTCGACTCGAGTGAGTTTCAAGGACGCCAGAGAGTGGACGCCGAGCAATCCTCGTGCCGTCCTAAAAACAGCTAAATCATATACTCACGGCAATGACTCCAGCTGGACTTAACTGATCAGCCCGCCGCGACGCCAGATTCGGATCGAATCTGTTCGACTTCTCCCGAGGGTCGCTCTAAGATCAAGCGTAACCTCTTCCGCTGCACACCGCGTCCGAAACGGGCGGCTTCGCTGACCAGCACTTTTCATTGGACTGAGTTCGTTTCATGATCCCAACCACACCGATCCAATCAATGTTGCAGATTGCAATCTTGATCGCCGTTCCGACCCTAGCCGCTGCCGACGACGGCTATTGGCCCAATGGCAAAGCGTTTTGCGTGTCGCTTACCTATGATGATGGGCTCCCAAGTCACATCGATCACGCAGTACCGCAGTTGAACGCGGCCAATCTGAAGGGAACCTTTTTCTCACCCGGTGGTGCGACCTATCGCTGGTCGCAAGACGATGTAGAACAGGTCCGCGCGGGCGGCCACGAGTTGGCTGGACACACGATCAAACACCCCTGCGCTCGCAAGTTCGATTGGGTGAAGCCAGGCAATGCTCTGGAAGACTACGACGACGATCGAATGGCCAAAGAACTTGATGAGAACCTAGCCAACTTGGTCGCCAATGGAGTCCAACGCGAGATCGCCACGTTCGCGTACCCATGTGGCAGCACCTATATTGGGGAAGACAAACACACCTACGTCCCGTTGGTCAAGGAACGCTTCTTCGCCGCCCGAACCACCAAGCCTGGATTGGACATTCCACCCTCGGAGACCGTTGATTTATTCGATGTGAAGACACTCGCAGGTCACGAACGCGACCTGAAGTATCAACTCGACCAGGTCACTGACGCGAGAGCCAAGCAGGGTTGGCTGGTCTTCATGTTCCATGGCGTTGGTGGTGACCATCTTGCCATCAGCGCTGAAGATCACCAAGAGATACTTCGAGCATTGCAAGAAGACGACTCTGTCTGGGTTGCCACCTTTCAAGAGGCAGCCGCTTGGGTGAAATCAAAACAAGAAGTCGTCAACACGACGACCACCGAGCCGCTGAGCCCTGAGTCGCTGAGCCCTGAGTCGCTAAGCCCAGGGGAATAGACCCAGGGAATAGACCAGCAGAATAGCCCGGCGGAATTGCATTGCGAGAAAACGTGCACGGTCGTTGTCGGGAACACAGACGCGACCGTACGCTCACGATCTTCACCTCGCCAGTGACCATCGCGGCCTAAAGTTTCCATTCTGATTGAACGTGACTATCCTAGCCAGCTTGGTTCGCCTTGCTTCCTGGGACCCCTTCAATGACCTCTCTTTTAGATCTTGGACGCCGGTTCGGCATCCCTGCATCAGTGTTCACCCTCGCCGCTCTCGTCGTCTGTGGAAACGTTCACGGACAAGACATCACTCGCCGGCAACTCGAGCACAGCGACTACGACCGCTGGAACTCACTCTCGGGGGCAAGACTATCCAACGACGGAAGTTGGATTTTGTACACGCTCCAAAGCGGCGAGATCGACGGCGAAGCCACGCTGCACATTCAGCAAGCCAAGACGGGCCGCGAATACACCATCGAGCGTGGCACTGGTGCGAAAATCACCAGCGACAACCGGTACGCAATCTACCGGATCACGCCTGAAAAGAAGAAGGTGAAACAACTCCGCAAGCAGAAAAAGAAACCCGAAGAGATGCCACTGGCAATTCTGCAGATCCTAGAACTTGAATCAGGTGACCTGCAAACGATTCATGGTGTGCGTTCGTTTGGTGTTCCGGAAGAGAACGGGGACTGGGTCGCCTGCCTGATGGAGAAGTCGCACGACGCCGACGAAATCGATAAGTCTGCTGCGGCGGATCGCGAAGTCTATCAAGTGACGCCGGAAGGTCTTCGGCGTCCCAAGCAAAAGCTAAAGTTGAAGAGCCGCGAGGAAGTCGCTCGCCAACGTGCCAGCATCGCAGCCAACGTCAAAACGGCGACCGAAGAAAAGGAGTCCAAGGGTCAAGCCACTAAAGAAGAATCCGACGGCGACAAGGATGAACAGGACAAGAAAGACAAGCCGGTCGGCACCCCACTTAAGTTGATCAACTTGGACACCAAGGTTCTGCGTGCATTCCCTTCGGTACGGTCCTTTCGATTCGCTAAGAACGGTAAGCGACTCGCTTTCGTGACCTCGGTTGAAATGCCTGAAAAGAACAAATCAAACAAGGTAGCGAAAGCCAGCAAGGCATCGCAATCAAGCCAGACAGAAGAACAGCAGCACAATGCAAAGCAAAACGCTTCCTCCGATTCAGTCAACAAGCAACGCAAAGAACTCGGTCCCGTCGACAGTGTTCACGTTCTCGAACTTGACTCGCTCGATCAACACACGATTCTCAGTGGTGTTGGCGAGTACAAGAGCCTGGCTTTCAACGAAGACGCTTCAAGATTGGCCTTCATCAGCAACAAGGACGACTACGAGTCAAAGACGCCGTCATGGGACCTCTACCTATGGAAAGCCGGAGCCAAATTAGCGAAACGCATTGTTGCCGAAAGCGACCAGGCGATCCCTTCCCAGTGGTGGATCTCTCCGCAATCAAGCCAAGATTTTTCGCAAGATGGTCGTCGGCTGTATTTTGACACGTCACCGATTCCCGATGCCGTTCTGAAGCAGCGTCGCGCCAAAGCGGAAGGCCGCGACGTCAAGGACGACGAAGACAACGAAAAAGCGAAACTGGATATCTGGCACTGGCAGGACCCGAAGCTCCAGCCTCAACAACTCCTTGAAGCCGGGCGAGAACGCAATCGTCGTTATCGTGCTGCCTATGTTCTGAAGTCAAAGAAAACCGTTCAGCTGGAAGACAGTGAACTCCCCACGGTTCGCGTCGACAGTCGTTCCCCCGCCACGATCGCGGTCGCGAACACCGACGTTCCCTATCGCAAGACGCTCTCTTGGGAAGTCCCCGGTTTCCAAGACGTTTACCTAGTGAACCTCAACTCCGGCCGTCGCGAGCGAGTTTTGGAAAAGGTGCGTTGGGATGCTTCGTTATCACCCAAGGGGAAATTCCTGTATTGGTTCGATGCGGTGCAACAAAAGTGGTTTGCCAAATCGACCAAGGGGAAAGATGCGGATACGATCGAGATCAGCCAAGGAATCAAGCATCCGCTCTACAACGAACTGGACGATCGTCCGACCCTACCATCGGCCTACGGATCAGCGGGATGGATGGACAACGACGAAGCACTCTTGATCTACGATTCGCATGATATCTGGAAACTGCACCCCACCGGAAATGCCAAGCCGGTTTGCCTAACGTTGGGCGAGGGACGCAAAAACGACATCCGCTTTCGCTACCAACGCCTCGATTCCAAACAACGCTCGATCGCGCCATCCAGCTCCCTCATCCTGAACGCATTTGACCGCGGCACCAAAGCAAGCGGCTTTTATGCTCTCAACTTAGCGAGCAAGACAGACACGAAAGACAAGCCTGACAACAAGACAAAGTCTTCTAACGAGGCACTGCGTTCGTTGATTATGCTGGACGAGGACCTGAGCGGACTGCGGAAAGCAAAGGACAGCGACCGAGTGATGTTCTCTCGAAGTACATTTCGGGAGTACCCTGATCTTTGGACTAGCACGACTAAGTTTCAAGAGATTCGTCGTGTCAGCGATGCTAACCCACAGCAAGACGAATACTCTTGGGGAACCGCCGAGCTGACCCACTGGAAGGCGAAAGACGGGCAAGACCTCGACGGGATTCTATTGAAACCAGATAACTTCGATCCGTCCAAGCAGTACCCGATGCTCGTCTACTTCTACGAACGCAAGTCGGACAGCCTGCACAGCTACTACCCGCCCCAAGCCGGCCGATCAACGATTTGTTTCAGCTTTTACGTCAGCCGAGGCTATCTCGTTTTCATTCCGGACATCCCGTACAAGACGGGCGAACCCGGCCAGAGTGCCGTCAATTCAATCCTTCCCGGCGTTGACCACTTGGTGGCCCAAGGCTTCGTCGACAATGACCGAGTCGGAATGCAAGGCCACAGCTGGGGCGGCTACCAAACTGCTTACCTCGTGACTCAAACTGACCGATTCGCATGTGCGGAATCAGGAGCACCGGTCAGCAACATGACCAGCGCGTACGGCGGAATTCGTTGGAGCACTGGGATGAGTCGCATGTTCCAGTACGAACGAACGCAAAGCCGAATCGGCGAAGACCTATGGTCGGCACGCGACAAGTATATCGCCAACTCCCCTCTCTTCTTTGCCGATAAGATCAGCACACCGCTGTTGATCTTGCACAATGATCACGACGGTGCGGTTCCGTGGTACCAGGGGATCGAATTGTTCGTGGCACTGCGCCGACTCGAAAAGCCAGCTTGGATGCTCAACTACAACGGCGATCCACACTGGGTCATGGGTGACTACAATCGCCGCGACTTTGCGATTCGCATGCAACAATTCTTTGACCACTATTTGATGGACGCACCGGAACCCGAGTGGATGGCGGTTGGAGTCCCCGCTGTCGAAAAGGGAGAAAACGATGGTCTCGAATTGCTCGAACCAGCGTCACCCGCACCAACCCAAGAGTGATGCGGCACCGCATAGTTACCCAAGGCCAACGATGCGGTTTTCCAAGTACGAAACCAGGAATCCCGACAATTGTCAGATGTATTACAATTGGAAACAGCCAACTCGACTAAGATTTGTCGATTCTGTTGAAGATCCTGGATCGCCCTGATTCAACCTCCCTTCTGGCAGTTCTTTATTAAACGAGCAAATGCCTCGCCAATAAGCAGTTCAAAAGCAGCAAATTCTATATTGAGAAGATATTGCAGATATCATTGCGGGTTTGAGGCCGATGCCACGCGTCTTCTAATAACCACCTAATTCGCTCTCTCGCAGCGGTCTTGCTCTTAACGAACTAAATTATTTGACCGGATGGACGTTGTGGGTGCATTCACTGGTAACGTTGCTGCTAAGATGGTCAGGAACACAGATTACGTTGCCATGGCAATGTTGGTCGACAGGAACAACCACCGCCGCCCGAATCGATAGCGACTTGTGATTGTGAATATCGCGACCAGCACAAGTTTCGGATGACACGATCAGGACGACCTCGTTGCGGGTCTACCAACACAACGGATCTCTATCATAACGGATCTCCAACACTCAGCGGGGCAGTGAGTGTTGGAAGTCCGTGATCTAGTCTGCTAACTTTGCCCTACACCGTGCGACGATCCTATCACGGCAATCAAACGCATTGATATTGGTCTTTCAACCAACTGGTAACGTGACTGAACAATGCTTCAGTGGAGATGGAAGGTTTTGACGACCTCCGCTACAGCCTACGGCATTCCCCAATATGCTCTAGCTCAACCATATCTTCTGGCCGAACCAACCAAAATAGATATCAGTCACGGTCGACTAAAGCCCGTCAACTGGCACACTGTCTCGGCCTCTGGGTGTCATCAACGCTTGCCAGACCCGCATGTCGATTGAATCGGTGACATAGCGAGTCCCGCCATCGGCCATTCCTACGTTGACACCGTCAGTATGAGCCGACGAGGGCCGGGCGAGATCGGCCGCATTCCTGGGAGTCAACTGGAACGATTCGGTCATCGATCGAAGCCCATTGATTCGGTGGATCTCACGTGGTTGCTTGCCACCGGTCCAATCCACTCCGTGCCATACCATCGAATTCGTAAACCGACTAAGCGGCGGGTAAAAGACCTCGTCGGGGTGTTCAGCAAAGATCAAATCATCGTCGTTGACGAACCCAGATCGATGCCAAGGCAACGCGTGAAGCGATTCTGAAAACAAGACCGTGTTGCCGGCGCCGTCGCGAAAGTCATCCAACGTAAGCGGTTTCGCGAGGGCAACATGCTCGTCTCCACCGGATGTCTCAAAACGTGCCGCCACTTGGTTGCCAAAGACACCAAACTCTTCACCCATCGACTCTGCGAACGAGATCGTCTTGGCGGTTCCATCAGGATGCAGAATTGTATGTTTGCCAACCACCAAATCCGTCGGCGGAAAGAAAACGCCCGCGTTGGCGACGTAACTGTTCCGGCCATGATCTTCACCCTGGGATCGATCGCTCGGACACTGCATGGTCCCTAGATTCGGTGCCGCCAAGGGATGGAAACCTTGACCACTCAATCCTTTCGTCGGACCAGTTTCTCGGATGCCGTTGTGGTCGCTTGAAAGAACCACTGACGCGTTCGACAAAATCGGGTAGCGATCTTCCGTCCAATGTTCATACGTAGGTTGAGCGTCCAAAAATGGCAAGAAGGCCACCGCCCAGCTTCCAATCTTACGGTGAGGAGCAAGATGCGGCGAACCCGACTCGGGCGAGGCAGAACTCGGGTCATTTAGCGTTTGTAAAAGACTCTCGGTTTCAGCGTCCCACCCAAAGTGCCCAAACTCCATCGCCCAACCAGGCAATTCACCGTTGAAATTCTCATATATGATCGAAGCCAAAGCTAGATTTTTCACTTGCGTTTGGCATTGGGAGCGGCGGACTGGACCTCTTCTGTCCTGCAATGCCGGTAACAACAAGCCAACCACAACAAACATGCAAAACAAGACGATCACCACATCCCGCAACTTCATTC
The DNA window shown above is from Neorhodopirellula lusitana and carries:
- a CDS encoding sensor histidine kinase translates to MPLPIDDATTTRRRLTTYYSVALLIVASMLVLGFVTLSWQLGKNQGDAKLINVSGRQRMLSQRISLLSSSLLDPDKEQVRPGLRDDLLGAIELMQTSQDWLTGTVNDASTGMANEPTVEAHNTNANRESASSHPMSATLRTLYFGDDGVHTLVTAHLADAKRLAAIVDADGSTSEARTLATAIHDRAISNGMLDKLDRIVEQYESEAELKLKRFWWLEFLFLMVGLIALAAEAILIFRPMVRSAVKSLSELQSANDELVEFSYRISHDLRAPILSSIGILEITKDALNQNDVEEAKESLSHIGNALNRVSATSDDIVQLTKLRMTDVEDETFRLTQVIQESLADLAGMPGYSDVTINTEVDDCDLIHTKRTLVQQSIKNLVSNAIRYHDPNVDSPVAEIKATVHDGTCVISVSDNGLGIAAEYHSKLFSMFQRFHPKVSLGSGLGLYLVKQNAAALEGEASYTPRDKGSRFTISFPVQAGTKNS
- a CDS encoding response regulator; protein product: MNTILLIDDDEVDQYLCERVFKRSDFSATLLTASDGVEALELLRDAETLPDLILLDINMPRMNGHEFLLEYSKLGHREIPVIVMLTSSDLNRDRDDALKHPAVQDYILKPFRKEMIEKLDALVKSVKKSLQ
- a CDS encoding cold-shock protein, whose product is MAEGTIKRLTDKGFGFIDVGSSKDLFFHSSSVQGGGFDQLREGQRVTFTEGSGPKGPCAENVQEA
- a CDS encoding GxxExxY protein; amino-acid sequence: MSDGLTEKIIGAAIEVHRLLGPGLLESIYEEALCYELQLHGVACERQKDPSTQSAASLCDLRVLCGKIAPAPPRRCQRQNSQRMKSGNGTR
- a CDS encoding DUF2891 domain-containing protein — protein: MKQSAVASAEQSALLSHDSLDDLTANDWARLVLKGVGTEFPNKLSLVYSSEDQIKTPREHFPAFFGSFDWHSSVHGHWVLVRLLKEYPSIESAQQIRDVLDRHLSAENLRREADFFSQDEQKSFERMYGWAWFLRLTMELDNWQDADATRWRENLRPLEDVLVSRTEAYLPLLTYPIRIGQHTDTSFALGQILDYARAKKQVKLERLVVERSRAFYGSDTDYPVHYEPSGHDFFSSCWNEADLMRRVLPADQFEDWLSSFVPHAAAQLTDGTIAPVDVSDVSDPKIVHLAGLNLSRAWCLQSVASALREDHPLRQPLIAAAKLHLNAGMKYINSGHYEGDHWLATFGLYAIERIGIEDATD
- the ahr gene encoding NADPH-dependent aldehyde reductase Ahr, with translation MTTIHAYAVKEAGGALEPFEYQVGPLGHDEVEIDVTSCGICHSDISMIDNEWGMTEYPLVPGHEITGTIAAIGAGVDRLKVGQTVGLGWSSGSCMTCHQCMSGDHNLCGDNEGTIVGRHGGFADKVRCQKAWAIPLPDGIDPKKAGPLFCGGLTVFNPIVQFDVRPTHRVGVVGIGGLGHLALQFLNKWGCEVTAFTSSASKAEEAKSLGAHKIINSRSDSELTDAAGSFDFILSTVAVTLDWEKYFAALSQRGRLHVVGAALEPIPAAAFPLIAGQKSLSGSPIGSPATAATMLEFCARHDIEATTEHFPMSDVNEALDHLRAGNAKYRIVLDRT
- a CDS encoding polysaccharide deacetylase family protein, with the protein product MIPTTPIQSMLQIAILIAVPTLAAADDGYWPNGKAFCVSLTYDDGLPSHIDHAVPQLNAANLKGTFFSPGGATYRWSQDDVEQVRAGGHELAGHTIKHPCARKFDWVKPGNALEDYDDDRMAKELDENLANLVANGVQREIATFAYPCGSTYIGEDKHTYVPLVKERFFAARTTKPGLDIPPSETVDLFDVKTLAGHERDLKYQLDQVTDARAKQGWLVFMFHGVGGDHLAISAEDHQEILRALQEDDSVWVATFQEAAAWVKSKQEVVNTTTTEPLSPESLSPESLSPGE